GCCGGATTTCCTCCGACCAACCCGGAAGAGCAGACAATCAAAAGGAGGCGTAGCCAAGAGGGCGGGGCTTAAAGGCAGATAACCAATGAGAGACGTTAGATCGGAGTTGGGGGCGTGGCCAATGGAGCTGGGGGCGTGGCCATCAGCATTGGGGGCGTGTCCATCATTAGGACTCCCAGCCAATGGGAAGCGAGGGGGGCGTGGCCTGGCTTCCAGAGAGTTCGGAGACGGGCGGCGGAGCAGCGgtgagttggggggggggtgtcacCCCCTTtaccccccattgcccccccgggtcccccatccccctcccttcccacgGGTAGCGACGACCCCGACCCCATTCTACCCATCCCCATCGGTTCGAGCCTACCCTGCGTTGTTTTATCCCCTTGGGGACCCTCGATGTGTGCCCCCCCACTCCGGGTCCCCCCCCTCTATGacagctgtggggtgggcagcaTTATAATCGATGGCtgtcaccccccccccctccatagCTGAATAGAGATCTGGTCCCCATAAACCGGGacagcccccccccatatacaccATATaccccctattcccccccatATATCCATAATTATACCATACTAACCCCCCACTATACCTATANNNNNNNNNNNNNNNNNNNNNNNNNNNNNNNNNNNNNNNNNNNNNNNNNNNNNNNNNNNNNNNNNNNNNNNNNNNNNNNNNNNNNNNNNNNNNNNNNNNNNNNNNNNNNNNNNNNNNNNNNNNNNNNNNNNNNNNNNNNNNNNNNNNNNNNNNNNNNNNNNNNNNNNNNNNNNNNNNNNNNNNNNNNNNNNNNNNNNNNNNNNNNNNNNNNNNNNNNNNNNNNNNNNNNNNNNNNNNNNNNNNNNNNNNNNNNNNNNNNNNNNNNNNNNNNNNNNNNNNNNNNNNNNNNNNNNNNNNNNNNNNNNNNNNNNNNNNNNNNNNNNNCCCCCCTGCCTTGGGAACAGCCCCATCCCATATGAGCAGAGATAAttatgcccccccccccaggcacTAGAGTAACGCTGGGGCTTATCAAAGGGCAGCACATGGagtggggcagctgtgggaaTGTGGAAACTTAAAGGGGAAGTAGGGGGGGTGTTGTGGGACTAAAGGAGgtgaacccccccccccccatttgcAGCAGTGAGGACGATGGTGAAGGAGACGGGCTACTATGACCTGCTGGGTGTGAGACCGGGTGCCAGCCTGGATGAGATCAAGCGGGCGTATCGACGCCTGGCACTGCGTTATCATCCTGATAAGAACCCCAGCGAGGGGGAGAGGGTAGGAACCCCCAACCTCACCCCACAACCCAGCCCTacattgccccccattgccctGCTTACcccccctttctcttttccctcccagTTCAAGCAGATCTCTCAGGCCTACGAGGTGCTGTCGGATTCACACAAACGGGCTCTGTATGACCGTGGAGGGGAGAGAGCCATGAAGGAAGGAGGCTTGGGCAATAGGGGCAGCCCTGGCTTTGGTTCCCCTATGGATATCTTCGATTTGTTCTTTGGAGGTGGTGTGAGGATGCGTGGTCGGGCTGACAGACGAGGTACGAGCAATTGGGGGACACTGGGAGCTGGAATTAGGGTGACAGCAAGAGCAGAGATGGGACTGGGTTGACTTGTTGGCTCTGGGGATGTGATTGACCCAATGCTTTTAGGGTTGGGACAGGGTTGACCTGCTCTGAAGACAAGACAGGGTTGACATGTTGGCTCTGGGATGGGATTGACTCTATGACTCTGGGGACGCCAGCATCCAGTTGGTGGCCCCCAGGCTGCCTCGCAATGCACAACCCAGCACAGTTCTTTGTCACCCTCATTACTTTCTCCCACCTGCCCCTCTTCAAAGGGCCCTACCCATTCCCCCGCTGTCCCTAGGGCTGGTGTGAGTCACTTAGAGCTGCCCTGTGCCTTTAGGGACGCAGGGCGTGCAGGGTGCTCTGGTGACAGCAGGATGTTTTAGGCTTGGGTCATGCAAGATGGTCCGATGACTTGCCAGGGCGCTTCTTGCTGAGGTGGCAGGATTTAATTGTGGGGCAATTAAGAGGTGAAGGAAAGCGTCCTGCCACCTCTGGGTAGGGCTGGTGATGTACGGCTGCTTCATGGtgagagctgtggggctgccccagggGTCTGCAGGATCCGAGCTTTATTTCTGCCATGCAACAGCAAAGTAAGTGGCTGAAGGTACAGCCCTGTTAAGGTGCTGATCCAGGCTCTCCATCCTTCCAGGCAAGACGGTTGTTCATCAGCTCTCCGTGTCGCTTGAGGACCTTTACAACGGCACCACTCGCAAGCTGTCCTTGCAAAAGAACATCATCTGTAGGAAATGTGGAGGTGAGAACCTGGGGGGACTGAGATGAGGGGTCAGCACCGTGCCCAGCCCCTCACCCCCCACCTGCCCTCACCCACAGGCTGTGGGGTGCGGGAGGGTGCACAGCGACGGTGCCCCAAGTGCCACGGTTCGGGTATGGAGGTGAGAATCCATCAGCTGGGGCCCGGCGTGATCCAGCAGATCCAGACAGTGTGTTCCCAGTGTCAAGGCCAAGGAGAATGGATCAGACCCCGCGACTGCTGCCTCACCTGCAACGGCCGCAAGGttgtgagggagaaaaaaatcctcagcGTTCACTTGGATAAAGGTgagatggggctgtgtgtgttaTGGGGGGGATTCACCCATGATACAGCTCTGGAgcttggagctgtgtgtgtttgatgTTTAATCGGGGGGAATTCACCGCATGATACAGGCTCTGTGAGCttggagctgtgtgtgatgtggggagggggagtTCCCATGATAAATCAGCTCTGGAGCTTGGAGCTGTGGTGTTATGGGGGGGATTCACCCATGATACCAGCTTCTGGAGTTTGGAGATCGTGTGTGTTCAACCGCATGATACAAGCTCTGGAGCttggcagctgtgtgtgttatGGGGGGGGCTTCAACCCCCCATGAACTACAGCTCTGGGGAgcttggagctgtgtgtgtttatggGGGGGATATCACCACACATGATACAGAGCTACTGGAGCCTTGGAGGCTGTGTGTGGTCCTATTCCCTGGTGACATTCACGTGTGTGAGTGTTGGTGGTAGGGGGAGGGCACTCACCATGGGAGTAACACACGGCTCGTGGGATGTGGTCGAGAAACGCGATGTGAGTGGGTGTTCAACTGCTTTTCATGGTCCTCCCCCCACTCGATCAAGTCCAGATGTGCCCCTAGGACCGCTCCTTGGAGCTTCCGTCGTTTCAGTGCCTTACTGGGGCGCGGGGATTCACAGCCGATCAATTGGTAGGtggggagcagctcccaggagcTGCGAGCCTCGTGTGTGTTTATCTGCGGAGCGTTATCTCTATTTTCTACAACGGGCAAACCACTCGAGTTCATATCCAGCTTCTTGAGAGTATCGTACCTCATGAGACAGAACCTGGATGTCGCCTCTGATCTGCGAGTCGGTTAATATCTACGCATAAGGCACATAGGCAGTGTCCAAAATCCCCTCGCGTCAGCGGTCTGCTGACGCTCAGTGGGTTGGTTCTTGGAGGCGAAGGAGGAGAGTGAGGCTCGTTTTCTTACGGTCACGATGACTCAGCCCATAGGGCTCGGTGAGCGTAGGGCTTTGCGAGATGCTGTCTGCTGTTGTTACCGGGAGACGGCGCTCCTCACGGCGGGAGGGCCGGAATAGATCAAGGGCCAAGCGATGCCTCGGAGCCTGTGTGGGGGTAGGGCTGAGATGGTGGTGTATGGAACTGTCGGAGGGATGGGGAGCAAATTCACGTGCATCCTAAAAGTGATAACAGGGCGAGTGAGCGGCGTGCGGACGCGAGTTGTGAGTGCTGGTTGGCCCTTATGCGATAGTTGGCGACACGCTCTGTGGAAGGTTGACAACATTCTTGAGGGAGTGCGCGGGGGTTCGAGCTAAGGTTACACACTCAGACCAAAGACTGATACCGTCAGCCATGGATACAAGGGACCGGGCCGCTGCGTGGAGCCGGTCGAGAGCTGATGGTGCTGCTAGAGGGGTAAGATGTTAGGGcttcttcctcatcctcatGGATACAGCTCTTGGAGCATGGGGAGCGGGTAGTTGTGTAGGAGGTTCACGGCCCCTTtgatgggggaggaggggggaaggacAGGGGCGGTCCCTCGAATACGGCCACTCTTTGACGCTTTGTGTGTTGGGTACTGGTGGGTGGAGTGTGAGGTGACGGGCGTTATACACGGCCATGTGGAGTACGTACACCCGCTCTCCGATATCGCTCGAAAGCGAGTGGGACTTGAGCTCGCTGCCATGTACACCCAGTGGGGTAAAGCCGTCTAGTGAGAAAGGATGTGGCGAGAAATATCAACGGTTACGGGCACCGCTGCCACGTATTCAGTGCCGTGTCATGGCTATTGTTGCTCTGGTGAAAAGATCGCGCCTGGAACATGGGGGAACAAGTGGCGGCATGGGAATTGTCCTGGGATCAGGGGCCTGACGTGCACGAGGGGCAGGTCCCCGCGGTGATTCGGAGAGAGGAGCTCGACGCGTGTATGAATACACACTTCTGACTCTCGAGCTCACAGAGAAGGAGTGTGTATGTGAAGTATCAGGAACTGCTGGCGATAGTAGAGATAGGAGACAGAGAGCGCGGGTCGTTGGAAGCAAGCCACTCGACCGAGAAGTAGAGTTATTGTCTATTCAGACACCGAGAGAGGCCTGGTATATCAGGAACACGTGTGAATACCCTGCTTGCGTCGCCGCGGGGTTCCCCCAATGGCAGCACCACAGAGGATAGGAGGCTGGCAGGGAATGGGAGCGCACCATGGCGGGAGGGATCTCTATTCTTACATTACAGAGCTCACGTCCTTCTCTTACTTGCGATTTGCGCTGTGAGAAGTGCACATCCTTGTCTGACCGGTTCTCTTTTTCCGTATGTCTCGGAGTCCTGGAGAGTGCGAGATACCGCCCGCGTGAGGTGCGCGCACATACGGCGAGATGCGGACACCAGCAAAGTCCCATTCAAAAAGCTGGTGCACGCGGCGCAAAGATCGGGGGGCGAGCGAGGTGCAGCTCGGGAGGTGTATATCGCGTCGACGACCACAGAGCGAGCGAGATAGAGAGATTTCTGACATTGTCAATCCCTCTCTCAGGTGATGTTCATCCACAGGGATGCCTGGAGATCTGAAATGTATCCCCCCGAAGGGCCCCACGGGATTTTTACACAACTAAGGAAACTATCATCACGACCCCGGTGGGAGTGGGGCTTGCGGGTGCCCCCCAGGAGCCGGCACTTAAATCCGTGCGTGTACCCGGCTGACCCCCGGGCTGTCCCCTGGTGGGAGGGGCCCCAGTCTCAGGCCCGTTGCTTCATACTACCGCAGACAAAGACCCAcgaggggctgggggctctgtCTGAGCCGCTCTGGTGCTGCGGCGTGACGTGAATGTGTGACCCACGGAGGGCCTGCGGCCCTatcttctcctttgcctttgAGTCATGCTATTGTTTCGTTGCTGAGTCCCCAAGGTCTCTCCAGGTGTTCCCCTGCATTCCAGGGGTGGGCA
This DNA window, taken from Coturnix japonica isolate 7356 chromosome 25, Coturnix japonica 2.1, whole genome shotgun sequence, encodes the following:
- the LOC107324442 gene encoding dnaJ homolog subfamily A member 1-like; the protein is MVKETGYYDLLGVRPGASLDEIKRAYRRLALRYHPDKNPSEGERFKQISQAYEVLSDSHKRALYDRGGERAMKEGGLGNRGSPGFGSPMDIFDLFFGGGVRMRGRADRRGKTVVHQLSVSLEDLYNGTTRKLSLQKNIICRKCGGCGVREGAQRRCPKCHGSGMEVRIHQLGPGVIQQIQTVCSQCQGQGEWIRPRDCCLTCNGRKVVREKKILSVHLDKGMKDGQKITFHEEGDQVPGLEPGDIIIVLDQKEHPVFRRSGDDLIVKREISLADALCGCRQVIRTLDNRTLLVASQPGDVIRPGDLKCIPNEGMPVYRSPFQKGKLILKFEVKFPEPGWLPTERLRQLQAFFPPQEEVMATEDTEEVELSDYTSHGNTGRRPYGEAYHEDDFEDGTRQHVQCQTS